GATCTATAAAGTTGAGGTACTTCAAGCGAAAGTAGCAATTGAGATGACGTTTACAGCCATGGGATGTCCCGCGATGGATATGATTCTGTTGGATGTTGATGAGGCGGTCAGAAAAATTTCCGGCGTAAAAAATGTCGACATAGAGATCGTTTGGAGTCCCCCCTGGACCCGGAATAAGATTACTCCTGCAGGCCGTGAAATTTTGCAATATTACGGTGTGGGGGTTTGATCGAAGTGTTTTCTTTGATCTTTGAGCAATAGCAACCCAATGACAGCGAAGTGAATGACAAAAAACGTCATTAAGTTATAGGGTCATCTGCCTTCGGCGTCATTATTGAGAGTAGCAAAACGGCCTACTAAATGACAGCGCAGCGTAATGACTGCTGATAAAAACCCCAGCGCTAATGGCTGAGCAAAAGGTAAAAAGATTTGCAGATATTTTCCCGAATTAGGAGAGCAAATGGCTCAAGATCAGGTTTATGAAGTATTTGCCCGCAAGACGCACAAAGAAACGCTTCAACATGTCGGCAGCTTAAATGCCTCCGATGACGAACTCGCCAAAGTGTACGCCTGGACCATGTATGACGAAGAAAATTGGGTGGAGATGTGTGTCATCCCGCGAAAATCCGTAATTCCAGTTACCCATGATAGTAAAATTCCTCTCTGGGGGAATTAACTCCTTCTCAAGAATAACGCAGGAATTAGAACTAAATGACTGATACCCAAAAAAAGAAAATCTTTGAATCAACCGAAGGCATGACTCCCGAATGCAAGGAAGCTCTCAGGTATCTTCTTTTAGCCTGCGCCGATACCAAGCTGCTTTTAGGATATCATTACGGTGAGTGGACCTTCGGACCACCGGAAATTGAGGCCGCGGTTGCCTGTTGCTCCTTATGCCAGTCCGAGTTAGGACACGTCCGCCTTCTGCATGCACTTTTAACCAAGCACTATAAGGATAATCCTGAAAAATTAGTCGAGTCCGCTAAACCTGAAGAATTCGCCAACATCTCTTACCTTGATAATGAAATAAAAAGCTGGCCGGACATTGTTGCCGCTAATTATCTCGTTGACCTGGCGGTGACCACGTTACTCTTCTCAATGAAAAACTCTACTTTTAAACCTCTGCACATGAGCCTGGAAAAGATGCTCGATGAGGAAAGGTACCACATTCATCATGGCCAGGGCTGGTTCAGAACGTTGGCAAAAAAAAGCCCCGAAACAAAACAAGCGATCCAGGAAAGCGCCCAAAGTGCGCTGGTTAAAGTTGTGGAGTGGTTTGGGCCGCCGGATTCAGAATACGACCGGGTTCTGGTACGAGCCGGAATTAAGTCCGAAAACAACTCAGAAATTTTAGATAAATACCTTTCGGAGTTAGGAAATTTGGCTGCTAGTTTGGAAGTTGATCTCGGCCTGTCAAAGGCCAATGGAACCTGGCAGCTGAACACGACCTTTGATTGGAATAACTGGGATCCTAAAACTCGCCGTCTAAGCAAAACAGGCCCTGACGAAGAAATCCTCTATCATCTTCGTGGCAGCAAGAACAAAGTTTTTAAACTAAGTTAAATGGCTCCTGCAAATAAAAAGTGCACATTTTGTGGCTCGACCAACACTGAAAAACAATCCGATTTCGGCACCTCTATTATGGTGACGCTTCACTTTTGTCTTGATTGTAAATCCGCATTTGAGTGGATCAAGTGGGGGGAGGATGACTCCCACCTCGATCTGCCTGAATACTTAAAAACATCGAATTCCAAAAAAGACTAGTTGCTCACATATTAGACAAGGGAGACTCTTCAAAGATCTGGAATTAAAATAAAAGCAGATTCGACCTTACCGGGAAAATAACGTCTGGAAATGTAAACCATCTCAATCTTTTAACAGGAGGAGGGAAGAATGAGACTTTTAGAAAAATTTGTTATCTTTGTTTTTGCAATCTTTATATCTTCAACGATTTCTTCTGCACAGAGTCCGGTACCTGCAAACGGCACCTTAATTGTCCTCAACAAATCTGATGCCTCCGCTTCCATTATTTCTCTCAAAAATAATCAAACCATCGTAACCATTCCAACCGGCGACGGACCGCATGAGGCTGCAGTAACGCCGGATGGGAAAACGGCAGTCGTCACAAATTATGGAAATCGCGAAGCTCCAGGCTCGACGCTTACCGTCATTGACCTGTCCCAACTAAAAGTTTCCAGGACAATTGATTTGGGGGATTACCATAAACCCCACGGCTTGATTTTTTTGCCAGGCGGAAATGAATTACTGGTAACCGCCGAAGCCGAGAAAGCCCTGCTTGTGATTGATCTGGAGAGTGGCACTGTAGAAAAGGCCATCCTAACCGGGCAGGAAGTGAGCCACATGGTTGCTTTTGCACCTGCTGTTAACCTTGCCTTTGTGGCAAATATACGTTCTGGTTCAGTTAATGTGATCGATGTAAAAAAATCCGCATCAATTAAAATAATCGAAACCGGCGCGGGCGCCGAGGGTATCGATGTTTCACCGGACGGCAGCGAGGTTTGGGTGAGTAATCGCGCCGACGATAGTGTGAGTATCATCAATATCGGGTCTCTAAAAATCGTGCACACCCTGGAATCGAAATCCTATCCAATTAGAGTCAAATTTACACCGGACGGAAAATTTGCCCTGGTTTCAAATGCTCGTTCCGGGGATGTTGCTGTGTTTGATACAAAAGTACGGCAGGAAGTCCGCCGAATCCCCATGAAACTCAAGGCAAAAGAAGGAACTGAAATTCGCTTGTTCAGCAATCGATTT
This window of the candidate division KSB1 bacterium genome carries:
- a CDS encoding beta-propeller fold lactonase family protein translates to MRLLEKFVIFVFAIFISSTISSAQSPVPANGTLIVLNKSDASASIISLKNNQTIVTIPTGDGPHEAAVTPDGKTAVVTNYGNREAPGSTLTVIDLSQLKVSRTIDLGDYHKPHGLIFLPGGNELLVTAEAEKALLVIDLESGTVEKAILTGQEVSHMVAFAPAVNLAFVANIRSGSVNVIDVKKSASIKIIETGAGAEGIDVSPDGSEVWVSNRADDSVSIINIGSLKIVHTLESKSYPIRVKFTPDGKFALVSNARSGDVAVFDTKVRQEVRRIPMKLKAKEGTEIRLFSNRFGDSPVPVGIFIHPDGGFAYIANTNADIVTVIDLSSWEIVNRLKTGREPDGLGFTPLNLQQITSKN
- a CDS encoding phenylacetate-CoA oxygenase subunit PaaI, which encodes MTDTQKKKIFESTEGMTPECKEALRYLLLACADTKLLLGYHYGEWTFGPPEIEAAVACCSLCQSELGHVRLLHALLTKHYKDNPEKLVESAKPEEFANISYLDNEIKSWPDIVAANYLVDLAVTTLLFSMKNSTFKPLHMSLEKMLDEERYHIHHGQGWFRTLAKKSPETKQAIQESAQSALVKVVEWFGPPDSEYDRVLVRAGIKSENNSEILDKYLSELGNLAASLEVDLGLSKANGTWQLNTTFDWNNWDPKTRRLSKTGPDEEILYHLRGSKNKVFKLS
- a CDS encoding phenylacetic acid degradation b, giving the protein MAQDQVYEVFARKTHKETLQHVGSLNASDDELAKVYAWTMYDEENWVEMCVIPRKSVIPVTHDSKIPLWGN
- a CDS encoding metal-sulfur cluster assembly factor, whose translation is MVTENQVWQALKEVNDPEYPLSIVDLGMIYKVEVLQAKVAIEMTFTAMGCPAMDMILLDVDEAVRKISGVKNVDIEIVWSPPWTRNKITPAGREILQYYGVGV